The following proteins come from a genomic window of Pirellulales bacterium:
- a CDS encoding DUF4416 family protein, translated as MGETRLHSPVLTVLAAFSRYDAALDCARRRASEAWGPIALDSPRFPFGETDYYALTMGTELKKCFWMFSELRDPEELIEWKIATNAWEVEYAREAGHPEPRPLNLDPGYLTSAKLVLASTKDHAHRIYLGRGIFAEVTLFYKDGRWQHRDWTFPDYRRADYQQFFSEARQLFRARQREGRTT; from the coding sequence ATGGGTGAAACTCGCCTCCATTCGCCGGTGCTCACCGTGCTAGCGGCGTTCAGCCGTTACGATGCGGCCTTGGATTGTGCGCGGCGGCGAGCTAGCGAGGCTTGGGGACCGATCGCGCTGGATAGCCCGCGGTTCCCTTTCGGCGAAACCGATTACTATGCTCTGACGATGGGAACGGAGTTGAAAAAGTGCTTCTGGATGTTCAGCGAACTGCGCGATCCCGAGGAGTTGATCGAATGGAAAATCGCCACGAACGCCTGGGAAGTTGAATACGCTCGCGAGGCCGGCCATCCAGAGCCGCGGCCGCTCAATCTCGACCCCGGCTATCTCACCTCGGCCAAGCTGGTGCTCGCCTCGACGAAGGACCACGCCCATCGCATCTATCTCGGCCGAGGAATCTTTGCCGAGGTCACTCTCTTCTACAAAGATGGCCGCTGGCAGCATCGGGATTGGACGTTTCCCGACTATCGCCGCGCCGATTATCAACAGTTCTTCAGCGAGGCGCGGCAACTTTTCCGCGCTCGCCAGCGCGAGGGACGGACGACGT